In Candidatus Desulfofervidus auxilii, one genomic interval encodes:
- a CDS encoding flagellar hook-length control protein FliK: protein MKESVGGLLFLTKPKGCLRGNNLKRFHKKSFSKLLGTLYAIPLMNLVNQLKIKYRNHSHIYSSEGRLLSEQVANLLKGLKSELGLKKEATEIKQPLASKVVLGEDLTKDPGFKDLEQIIKGIEDGSISEKRILNLLKGLKSELGLKKEGAEIKQPLASKVVLGQNLTITQVGALSPTSRQQQNTGDIIYKIIHFIEKNINSLVYKGHEHIKIETEPPNLGVIDIELEVKGKHLSAIFFTRSFEVKQILESNIHQLKQAFLNKGIELSNFQISVADHSMSWFKKEYSEGSKSGQRQVFRKGKIVSHLRNLEQKWIRANYGNIDVFI, encoded by the coding sequence ATGAAAGAAAGTGTTGGTGGTTTGTTATTCCTTACAAAACCAAAAGGATGTTTGAGAGGTAATAACTTGAAAAGATTTCATAAAAAGAGTTTTTCTAAGCTATTAGGAACACTATATGCTATTCCTTTAATGAACTTAGTTAATCAATTGAAAATTAAATATAGAAATCATAGCCATATTTATTCTTCAGAGGGAAGGCTTTTATCAGAGCAAGTTGCTAATTTATTAAAGGGGTTAAAGTCTGAATTAGGATTAAAAAAAGAGGCAACAGAGATTAAACAGCCTTTGGCCTCAAAGGTTGTTTTGGGAGAGGATTTAACAAAGGATCCCGGTTTTAAAGATTTAGAACAGATAATAAAGGGGATAGAGGATGGGAGTATTTCAGAGAAGCGGATTCTCAATTTATTAAAGGGGTTAAAGTCTGAATTAGGATTAAAGAAAGAGGGAGCAGAGATTAAACAGCCTTTGGCCTCAAAGGTTGTTTTGGGACAGAATTTAACAATAACCCAGGTTGGAGCCTTAAGCCCGACAAGTAGGCAGCAACAGAATACAGGTGATATAATTTATAAAATAATTCATTTTATAGAAAAGAATATAAATTCACTGGTTTATAAAGGGCATGAGCACATAAAGATAGAAACTGAGCCACCAAATTTAGGTGTTATAGATATAGAACTTGAAGTTAAAGGCAAACATCTTTCTGCTATATTCTTTACTAGAAGTTTTGAGGTCAAACAAATCTTAGAATCGAATATACATCAACTAAAACAAGCATTTTTAAATAAAGGGATTGAACTTAGCAATTTTCAAATCAGTGTTGCTGACCACTCCATGTCCTGGTTTAAAAAGGAATATAGTGAAGGCTCAAAGTCAGGACAAAGACAGGTTTTTAGGAAAGGGAAAATAGTCTCCCATCTGAGGAATCTAGAACAAAAATGGATTAGAGCAAATTATGGGAATATTGATGTATTTATATAA
- a CDS encoding flagellar hook assembly protein FlgD, with the protein MAIQTLEPVVKNEAPQNSTGAYSRLGKEEFLKLFMAQMQYQNPLEPLKGTEFTAQLAQFSQLEQMWNINENLKNNQLFLNSLNNAQAVNFIGKNIKAVGNSVYLKEGDSAFIYYKLKENAAKVFVHIYDTNGNLVTTLELKNQKAGEQKLEWDGKDDKGNSLGSGQYSFEVEAYDADEKQIDVISYIQGEVTGVTYEEAIVYLLLGEQKIAISDVIEIKKNEI; encoded by the coding sequence ATGGCCATCCAAACATTAGAACCTGTGGTAAAAAATGAAGCTCCCCAAAACTCTACAGGGGCTTATTCTAGGTTGGGTAAGGAAGAATTTTTGAAACTTTTTATGGCCCAGATGCAGTATCAAAATCCCTTAGAACCACTTAAGGGGACAGAGTTCACTGCCCAATTGGCTCAATTTAGTCAATTGGAGCAGATGTGGAATATTAATGAAAACTTAAAAAATAATCAATTATTTCTTAATTCATTAAATAATGCCCAAGCGGTGAATTTTATTGGTAAAAATATAAAGGCTGTTGGTAATTCTGTTTATTTAAAAGAAGGAGATAGCGCTTTTATCTATTACAAATTAAAAGAAAATGCAGCTAAGGTGTTTGTCCATATATACGATACAAATGGCAATTTGGTAACCACCTTAGAGCTCAAAAATCAAAAAGCAGGAGAGCAAAAGCTGGAATGGGATGGAAAGGATGATAAGGGAAATTCTTTAGGAAGTGGTCAGTATTCTTTTGAAGTAGAAGCTTATGATGCTGATGAAAAACAGATTGATGTCATTAGTTATATCCAGGGAGAAGTAACAGGCGTAACTTATGAAGAAGCTATAGTTTATCTCTTATTAGGAGAGCAAAAGATAGCTATTAGTGATGTAATAGAGATTAAGAAAAATGAAATATAG
- a CDS encoding flagellar hook protein FlgE, with protein sequence MISSLFTGITGLSSQSKAMGVISDNIANINTIGFKSSRFSFADILSASIGGATNVQVGGGVRLSSVLPNFIEGSIVTTGNPTDLAIDGNGFFIVSDGSGNFYTRAGQFVQNGNGELTTPEGYVLQGWNLEDNSFGNINLSNVICPPKATEKVELKLNLCSEAEVPATPFDATNISSDMYNYSTSVAVYDSLGCEHEVTIYFVKTGDNAWEAHYVYTQADGTVAEAGTQSLTFNDGSDPSKPAGSLSDDSDDTAISFDFGDITFDYGTGTDETPAGDGLDGTTQFCSACTLNSLTQDGYGAGSLKNISIDEEGVISGVFSNGELKELYQIALASFSAPCYLQKIGDNLYEITGKSGQPIIGKPNTGDKGKIVAGSLEQSNVDIAKEFTNMILVQRAFQANSKVITTSDIMLDDLIRMKR encoded by the coding sequence ATGATAAGTTCATTATTTACTGGTATAACAGGGCTCAGTTCCCAGAGTAAGGCTATGGGGGTAATTAGCGATAACATTGCTAATATAAATACCATTGGTTTTAAGAGCAGCCGTTTTTCATTTGCTGATATATTGAGTGCTTCTATAGGAGGAGCAACAAATGTTCAAGTAGGTGGGGGAGTGAGGCTTAGTAGTGTATTGCCAAATTTTATAGAGGGTTCAATTGTAACTACAGGAAATCCTACTGATTTGGCTATTGATGGGAACGGTTTTTTTATTGTAAGCGATGGCTCAGGCAATTTCTATACCCGCGCCGGCCAGTTTGTCCAAAATGGTAATGGGGAATTGACCACACCAGAAGGCTATGTGTTGCAAGGATGGAATCTGGAGGACAATTCCTTTGGGAATATTAACTTAAGTAATGTAATATGTCCACCAAAGGCCACAGAGAAGGTAGAATTGAAGCTGAATCTTTGCTCTGAAGCAGAAGTTCCTGCTACTCCTTTTGATGCTACAAATATTTCATCAGATATGTATAATTATTCTACCAGTGTTGCTGTATACGACTCTCTTGGTTGTGAACATGAAGTAACTATTTATTTTGTGAAGACCGGGGATAATGCATGGGAGGCCCATTATGTTTATACCCAGGCTGATGGCACAGTAGCAGAAGCAGGAACTCAATCCTTAACTTTCAATGATGGTAGTGACCCTAGTAAACCTGCAGGTTCTCTCTCAGATGACAGTGATGATACCGCTATTAGCTTTGATTTTGGAGACATTACCTTTGATTATGGAACAGGCACAGATGAAACACCAGCAGGGGATGGCTTAGATGGGACTACCCAATTTTGCTCAGCTTGCACTCTCAATTCTCTTACTCAGGATGGATATGGAGCAGGCTCATTAAAAAACATATCCATAGATGAAGAAGGGGTTATCTCAGGAGTATTCTCAAATGGTGAATTAAAGGAGCTTTATCAAATTGCCTTAGCCAGTTTTTCTGCACCCTGTTATTTGCAAAAAATAGGGGATAACCTTTATGAAATTACAGGTAAATCAGGTCAACCTATTATAGGAAAACCCAATACTGGTGATAAGGGAAAGATAGTTGCTGGGTCTTTAGAGCAATCTAATGTAGATATAGCAAAAGAGTTTACCAATATGATTCTTGTTCAACGGGCATTTCAAGCAAATTCAAAAGTTATTACTACTTCTGATATAATGCTAGATGACCTGATAAGAATGAAACGTTAA
- a CDS encoding motility protein A, giving the protein MDLATIIGTILAFSLVIMAIIMGGTLDAFINLPSLLIVMGGTIGATAINYPLKDILGVIKVAKNAIFCKDSVNFSELISNFLKMADKARREGILSLEGFIKESHDEFLKYGLRLCVDGVEPQSIKQILEKDIKSSSERHELGANIFLSMGDYAPAFGMIGTLIGLVQMLAKLDDPSNIGPAMAVALITTFYGALLANAVFLPIAGKLKTKSEEEIFVKKIMLEGIMGITNGDNPRILEQKLNTFLPSKERVSFK; this is encoded by the coding sequence ATGGATTTAGCAACCATTATAGGCACTATTTTAGCATTTTCCTTAGTAATTATGGCCATTATTATGGGTGGAACATTAGATGCATTTATTAATCTTCCATCCCTTTTGATAGTTATGGGGGGCACAATAGGTGCTACTGCTATTAACTATCCACTAAAAGATATTTTAGGGGTTATAAAGGTAGCAAAAAATGCCATTTTCTGTAAGGATTCTGTAAATTTTTCTGAATTAATCTCCAATTTTCTTAAAATGGCTGATAAGGCAAGGCGAGAAGGTATTCTTTCCTTAGAAGGTTTCATAAAAGAATCTCATGATGAATTTTTAAAATATGGCCTTAGGTTATGTGTGGATGGTGTAGAACCTCAATCTATCAAACAAATATTAGAAAAAGATATAAAAAGTTCTTCAGAGCGGCATGAATTAGGGGCTAATATATTTCTTTCTATGGGGGATTATGCACCTGCCTTTGGCATGATTGGCACCCTTATTGGTTTGGTTCAGATGCTAGCCAAGCTGGATGACCCTAGCAATATAGGACCTGCTATGGCAGTAGCTTTAATAACTACATTCTATGGAGCACTTCTAGCAAATGCTGTTTTTTTGCCTATAGCAGGAAAGCTCAAAACTAAAAGTGAAGAGGAAATATTTGTTAAAAAAATTATGTTAGAAGGAATTATGGGCATTACCAATGGTGATAATCCCAGGATATTAGAACAAAAATTAAACACATTTTTACCTAGTAAAGAAAGGGTATCTTTTAAATGA
- a CDS encoding OmpA/MotB family protein yields MKKGQIFLQISLYMILLCFFIYLNSYAEISEKKGTAVLRSLTDVFSVLPEGQSPLGQTKRGEVISEIPMEKVEDLEIREIRRLIIFSNLEEEIKIYKKGRQRIIIIPDDVLFDEQYKIKTKVFPFLKKMCKILSKSQYSIKIEGHTDNIPIPNFSNNFEFSAFKALRLLKFFINIGNINPHRLSAFGYGEYRPLLPNNSPEDRSKNNRIQIILYTKEEKDFKKINALKKPPTFFRFKNFIFKIFGGEGL; encoded by the coding sequence ATGAAAAAAGGACAAATTTTCTTACAAATTTCTCTATATATGATTCTTTTATGCTTTTTTATCTATTTAAATTCCTATGCTGAGATAAGTGAGAAAAAGGGAACAGCGGTTTTAAGGTCTTTAACAGATGTGTTTAGTGTTCTACCTGAAGGGCAATCACCCTTAGGGCAAACAAAAAGAGGAGAAGTTATCTCAGAAATACCTATGGAAAAGGTAGAGGATTTAGAGATAAGAGAAATAAGAAGATTAATCATTTTTAGTAATTTAGAAGAGGAAATAAAAATTTATAAAAAAGGAAGACAAAGAATTATCATCATTCCAGATGATGTGCTTTTTGATGAACAATATAAGATAAAGACAAAAGTTTTTCCCTTTTTAAAAAAAATGTGCAAAATCTTAAGCAAATCTCAATATTCCATTAAGATAGAAGGTCATACAGACAATATTCCTATCCCAAACTTTTCAAATAATTTTGAATTCTCTGCATTTAAGGCATTAAGGCTATTAAAGTTTTTCATAAATATAGGTAACATAAATCCTCACCGTCTTTCTGCCTTTGGATATGGTGAATATAGACCTTTACTCCCGAATAATTCACCCGAAGATAGAAGTAAAAATAACAGAATTCAAATTATTTTATATACCAAAGAAGAAAAGGATTTTAAAAAAATAAATGCCTTAAAAAAACCACCTACTTTTTTTAGATTTAAGAATTTTATTTTTAAAATCTTTGGCGGAGAAGGGTTGTGA
- a CDS encoding OmpA/MotB family protein codes for MKKEKSSWMLTFCDLLMLLLTFFVLLYSMSSIYPEYLKILKKSFLRTTVWGIGGLSATEVREIREVMLILKSLKFVSSGIPYKKALKENEYKKLEEILGHDVWIRPRQGGASIVFKSDVLFDSGKAELKKECLPVLEKIAKVINFTTCPISIEGHTDDRPIHTPKYPSNWELSLFRASSVLKYFMDKKINPSRFSIGGYAHTRPLYPNNSEKNRAKNRRVEIVFWR; via the coding sequence GTGAAAAAAGAAAAGAGTTCCTGGATGCTTACTTTTTGTGATTTGTTAATGCTTCTTCTGACATTTTTTGTTCTTTTATATTCTATGTCCAGTATATATCCTGAGTATTTAAAAATATTAAAAAAAAGTTTTTTGAGAACCACCGTATGGGGAATTGGTGGTCTTTCAGCTACAGAGGTGAGAGAAATAAGAGAAGTAATGCTTATTTTAAAATCATTAAAGTTTGTATCTTCAGGCATTCCTTATAAAAAAGCATTAAAAGAGAATGAATATAAAAAACTAGAGGAGATACTAGGGCATGATGTATGGATAAGGCCCAGACAAGGCGGGGCAAGTATTGTATTTAAAAGTGATGTGTTATTTGATTCTGGCAAGGCAGAACTTAAGAAAGAATGCCTTCCTGTTTTAGAAAAAATAGCTAAGGTTATAAATTTTACCACATGCCCTATTTCCATAGAGGGTCATACTGATGATAGGCCTATTCATACCCCAAAATATCCTTCAAATTGGGAGCTTTCTCTTTTTAGGGCATCTAGTGTCCTAAAATATTTCATGGATAAAAAAATAAATCCCAGCCGTTTTAGTATAGGAGGTTATGCCCATACAAGGCCTTTATATCCCAATAATTCGGAAAAAAACAGAGCGAAAAATAGAAGGGTAGAGATTGTTTTTTGGAGGTGA
- a CDS encoding flagellar basal body-associated FliL family protein, whose translation MIEEKREMRKEKEEEKKEKTGKKKILKIAIISGLAFVIIIAIGAISWVLLPKFSKTSTEVKTSKTDTNISTSVSTYALDDFIVNLFHPSEDRFLRIKIELGLEGQDTQKEIEKKLPKIRDSLLMLLSSKSVEEISTLQGKLILKNEIINRINSILNTGHISAVYFTEFIIQ comes from the coding sequence ATGATTGAAGAAAAAAGAGAAATGAGAAAGGAGAAAGAGGAAGAAAAAAAGGAAAAAACAGGAAAGAAAAAAATCTTAAAAATTGCCATTATTTCGGGATTGGCTTTTGTTATTATAATCGCAATTGGAGCTATATCTTGGGTGTTATTGCCTAAGTTTTCAAAAACATCAACTGAGGTAAAGACTTCTAAAACAGATACAAATATATCTACTTCTGTATCTACATATGCATTAGATGATTTTATAGTCAATCTATTTCATCCTTCAGAAGATAGATTTTTAAGAATAAAAATTGAGTTAGGGTTAGAAGGCCAAGACACACAAAAAGAAATTGAGAAAAAACTCCCTAAAATTCGAGACTCCTTATTAATGCTGTTATCAAGTAAAAGTGTTGAAGAAATAAGCACACTTCAGGGGAAATTAATCCTTAAGAATGAAATTATAAATAGAATTAATTCTATCTTAAATACAGGACATATATCAGCAGTATACTTCACAGAGTTTATAATTCAATAG